In one Bradyrhizobium sp. 4 genomic region, the following are encoded:
- a CDS encoding IS5 family transposase, giving the protein MRKGLFWLNDKQWAQIEPHLPTNQTGPAREDDRRIISGIIHMLQCGARWRDCPSDYGPYTTIYNRFNRWAKRGHWQAIFEALARCGKDRVALSIDSTSIKAHRSASGGKGGSVNRRSAARAVGGPRKSTR; this is encoded by the coding sequence ATGCGGAAAGGACTGTTCTGGCTCAACGACAAGCAGTGGGCTCAGATAGAGCCGCATCTGCCAACAAACCAGACCGGCCCGGCGCGCGAAGACGATCGACGCATTATCAGCGGTATCATTCACATGCTTCAGTGCGGCGCACGCTGGCGCGATTGCCCGTCCGACTATGGCCCTTACACGACGATCTACAATCGGTTCAATCGCTGGGCTAAGCGCGGACATTGGCAGGCGATCTTTGAAGCGCTCGCCCGCTGCGGCAAGGACCGAGTGGCTTTGTCGATCGACTCCACATCGATCAAAGCGCATCGCTCGGCGAGCGGCGGAAAAGGGGGGAGTGTGAACAGGCGATCGGCCGCTCGCGCGGTGGGCGGACCACGAAAATCCACGCGCTGA
- a CDS encoding Lrp/AsnC family transcriptional regulator, with amino-acid sequence MELDRLDARLLDLMQRNNRLSSEELGAKIGLSASGVQRRLKRLRSEHVIEADVSIVSPKAIGRNVTVLVLISLERDRPDIIDRFKRAIGKMPEVMSGFYVTGQTDFVLLVTANNMEEYECFTRRLKHENSDLKRVETMVVLDRVKASFSLPMASIACWCHA; translated from the coding sequence ATGGAACTGGATAGACTCGATGCTCGTCTCCTTGATCTTATGCAACGCAACAATCGTCTGAGCAGTGAAGAGCTTGGTGCGAAGATAGGCTTGTCTGCATCCGGAGTTCAGCGTCGATTGAAGCGCCTGCGATCGGAGCATGTGATAGAAGCAGACGTCTCAATCGTTTCTCCAAAAGCGATTGGGCGGAATGTGACGGTGCTGGTTCTGATTTCGCTTGAGCGCGATCGGCCTGACATCATTGATCGCTTCAAGCGAGCAATCGGTAAGATGCCCGAGGTAATGAGTGGATTCTACGTTACCGGGCAGACCGACTTCGTCTTGCTGGTTACAGCGAACAATATGGAAGAATACGAGTGTTTCACTCGGCGCCTTAAACACGAAAACTCAGACTTAAAACGCGTTGAGACGATGGTCGTTTTGGATCGAGTTAAAGCGAGTTTCAGTCTACCAATGGCTTCTATCGCATGCTGGTGCCATGCTTAG